The genome window ttgaagaaaatttaTAACTTTATCCATTTCgctgtcagtttttttaattttcttagctCGTGAACTATTTGTGTCATTTGTTTGGGGCGTCTCTAGCGGAGGTGTTTCTGGCGGGGGTGCGCTTTGTGTTCTTGGTGGAGGTGTCTGTGGTGGAGGCGTCTCTGGAGATTGAGTTTCTATAGCTGACGATGTTTCTGGTGTAGGTTCTCGAATATTTGAAGTTCTTTCTCGATCTGTCAGAGTTGAGTCAAGGAACTGTAACTGGGAAGCCCAAGgccattttgtaaattttttttgcagCTTGTCCTGTAGTACCTGCAACCTCTTTTTTGTATCTCATATAATTGTCCCTCAAGctcttccatttttttttagctacttcacctataaaataaacataaattgtattattttgtttcaggtaCTTAGCTACGGGTGATTCACATCAGACCATAGCCTTCTCCTTCCGAGTAGGTCGTTCAACAGTCGGTGGTATTGTAAAAGAAGTCTGTACAGAAATCTGGAATACATTACAACCAGAATATATGCCATCGCCTACTGAAGAGACATGGAAACAATCAGAGAAGGGTTATAGGGAAACCTGGAACTTCCCGAATTGTGTCGGTAGTATTGATGGGAAACATGTCTCTATAAAGTGTCCCCAAAATAGTGGATCAGAATATTTTTGCTACAAGAAGTTTTTTTCTGTAGTTCTTCTTGCTATAGTCGATCCATGTTACAAATTCACCGTCATAGATGTCGGTAGTTACGGGCGGCAAAGTGATAGTGGTATATTCGAGAACTCAATATTTTATCGGCAATATATCCACGGAAAATCTCTGCTGCCAGATAAACCTCTTCCAGGCACCGAGGAGCCCGTACCTCATGTACTTATCGGCGACGAAGGTTTTGCTTTAAAAACATATTTGATGCGTCCATTCCCAAGAGCCTTAGCCACACAAGACGAaagaaaaacaaattttaataaaagactTTGCAGGGCACGTCGGGTGGTTGAAAATACATTCGGAATATTAGCACAAAAATGGCGCATTTTTTTACGACCTATTGACTGTGATGTGGACACATCAATTGATATTATTAAAGCTGCATGTTGTTTACATAATTACTTGCGAACAAAACAAGGTACAGCGATATTAACTCCGGAGTCGGAAGACGAAAACGCACCTATGCGTGCTTTAATAACTCATCGTCCAACAAATAGAAGATCAACGACTGCAGCATTCGAAAC of Maniola hyperantus chromosome 26, iAphHyp1.2, whole genome shotgun sequence contains these proteins:
- the LOC117994358 gene encoding uncharacterized protein; translated protein: MEMSSDSDVEELLLLYALSRSQRKRVWVHDINQKRKNLGEYHRLCRELASHEDRFFTYFRMSQDLFEELHELLIPKISKCTTNWRTPISTRERLVICLRYLATGDSHQTIAFSFRVGRSTVGGIVKEVCTEIWNTLQPEYMPSPTEETWKQSEKGYRETWNFPNCVGSIDGKHVSIKCPQNSGSEYFCYKKFFSVVLLAIVDPCYKFTVIDVGSYGRQSDSGIFENSIFYRQYIHGKSLLPDKPLPGTEEPVPHVLIGDEGFALKTYLMRPFPRALATQDERKTNFNKRLCRARRVVENTFGILAQKWRIFLRPIDCDVDTSIDIIKAACCLHNYLRTKQGTAILTPESEDENAPMRALITHRPTNRRSTTAAFETREQFVSYFNQ